The sequence below is a genomic window from Blastopirellula retiformator.
AAACCTTGCGGCGTCGACAAATCGATTTCGTCGGGATCAGGCACATCGGCCCGGCAGATATCGACGGTCGAACACAGGACCGCCGCCATCATCCACAGCCAGGCGACGCGATGTCGGGGACTACGCATCTTGCTCGTCACTTTCTGAGTCGTTCGCTTGTTGTTCCAGTTGCGCGGCGACCACCTTCAGTTGATCTCGTACCGACACGCCCGAGTCGATCTCGCCCGCTTCTTCGCGGAACTTCTCGGCCTGACGATCGCGAATCATTTTCTCAGCGGTCGACTCGGCGTCGTTGCTCTTGCGGAAAATCAGCGTCGCGATCACCAGCGCCGCGACCACCGAAATCGACACGCCGATCACCAACTGCGTCGTCGACATCGCTTGATACTTGGGGGGCGGAGACCAGGCGACGCTTTTCGACAGCATCAGCGGCGCGGTGAAGATGCCCCCTTCTCCTTTGTAGACCCAGCGTTTGAAGAAGACCCCGACCACCGTCGCCCGCTCGCTCACCTTCAGCCCAGTCGGAAACTGGTCGGGCAGTTCCAGCGAGTAGATCACCGTCGGGTTAGCGTCGGCGCCAGAGAAGAGCCAGATCTGCCACAGGTGGTCAACGCCGAGATCTTCCTTTGACGCATCGACTTTGACGACTCGCTTGATCACGCCGGAGATGGCGACCAACTTGCCGCGATAGTCGTCCGGCTGCCGAAAGAGTTGGGCGAACTGGACTGGCTCGGCATGGGCCGGCGTCAATGAATCGAGCGGCGTTTTTTGCAGCGCCGAAAAGATCTCGCGCCACGCGCCATATTCGGCCTTGCGAAAGACCGAGTCGTCTTGGATCGCCGCCAGCGACTCGGCGGCCAACGGCGCTTTGCCCGCTTCGACTTTAGCGTCGCTGCGGTTCATGGTGAACGGCGTCGGCGGCACAACGCGGAAGGCGCCCTCCATCGGTCGGTCCTCGACCGCCTTGCGAGGAACCCGAGTGTCGATCTTTTCCTCGGCGATCGGCGGAGTCATTTCGCCTCCGAACAATTTTCGCCACGTTTCGGGCTGCGCCGCCTGATAAATCAGAATAAACGTCAACATCAGCGAGCCCGCCAACAGGAACAGGCGGACCTGTTCTCGACGCGAGAAATAGTTGCGGGGCGGACGTCTTTTGGGGGTTTCCGAGGGGTTCATATCTCTATTTTACCGCTGACCGCCACGCGGAGGCGACCATTGGGCCAAAATCGGGGGCGAAAAGAGGTTGTTATGATATGATAAAAGTTTCCCAACGAAATATTGGCCGATCGGAGCCGAGCGCGTTGCCGATTTCTTCCGACCAATTCGAGCGACTAATTCACGAGCATAGCCCGGCGCTCTATCGCGTCGCATTTCGAATGTTGGGAGATCGCCACCTGGCCGAGGACGTTCTGCAGGAAGCGTTTCGCTCGGTCTGGACGGGCCGTGCGAAGCTCGATCCCGAGCGAAGCGAACGAGCCTGGCTCGCCTCGATTTTGCGGCGGCGAATCATCGATCGTTGGCGGAAGAAAAGCGATGTAAAGAGCGTCGGCGATTCCGAGATGCTCGACCGGGCCTCTTTCGACGTCGATCCCTTTGGAGACGAACTGAGCTCGGAGATGCAAGCGGCGCTCGAACGCCTCCCCACTGAGCTGAAGGAGACGCTGCTATTGGTGGTAGTTGGTGAACTAACGCACCGAGAAGCGGCCGAAACCTTGGGAGTTCCGATTGGGACCGTATTATCTCGCGTAAACCGAGCCCGCGGACGACTGCGGGAATATCTTTCGGCACGTCAACCGAAGTGACCAATAGACCGACTTCCTGGATGACGTGGAGTTTCCCCCCCAGTGGACTCACAAGATCCACAACACGATGATTTGGACGACATTCTTCGTCGCACGCCGACGCCGCACGATCTCGCCGCGCGCTTGATCAACGCGGCCCAAGTCGAGCTCGACGACGCAGAAATAGACGACTCGCTGCGCGACATCCATCTTCCCGATGGCCTGGTCGACCGCATTTTGCACAGTTCGCGCAATCAGCGCGCACGACGGCCGGAACGCGAACCTGTTCACTGGCAACACATCCTCGTTTGGGGGACGGCTGCTTGCTTGCTCGTCGCCGCGTCGGTCTGGGGCTATCAGATAAAGCACCCCGAGCCGGATCCGACCAAGCCGATGGTTGTGATCGCGCCCCCCATCAAAGCAGTCGACAATTCGCTGGTATGGCTCGGCCCCGAGCAAAGCGATCTGGCCCGCGTCGATCTGGCGCACCTGACGCCGGTTGCGGCCGACGCCGGTCAGGCGATCGCGGACTTCGGCCGCCTCCAATGGCGCGATCCCGCCCAGCCGTATTCCGACTCCATGCCGCCGCAGTTGGCCCACCTGGCGTCCGACTTGCCGGTCAATCTAATGGCGGACGCCTTCTTGATGCGGTGGAAACCGCTTGGCGCCCGGCCGCTGATCAACGCCCAGCCGCGAGAAATTCGTCGCGCTGCGTCCACCGACCAACTGGCCGAGTTTTTCTCGCTGTCGCCTGGCTACGATCGCCATTTCCTGCTGCGCGAAAACGAGCAACCGTTTGTGTCGCTCCCCGACGCGAAACTCAACTCGATCACCGCGCCGCTGGCCCCCAGCCGCAGCTGGCGCGAAGCGGTTCGTCAGATCACCACCGATTCCGGCGTACCACAGCCGATTCGCCTGGAAGAGCTGGCGGCCCTGGGCGGCGCCTTGTTTGTCGACGCCCAGCGTCAGCAGGTCGCCTTGCGAACCGCGGCCGGTCCAGCGGTCTTCGCCGATCCCAGCGTTCAGTTGGTGCAGGTCGGTTTGACGGCCGGTAGCGCCGATATCGTCGATCGCCCGCCGACCCATCTGACCATCGCCGTCGATCTAACCGCCAGCATGCAAGAGAGTGGGCGCTGGGACAGCGTCCGCCAAGCCTTGGGCGAACTGATCGACCGCATGTCGACGTACGATACCGTCTCGCTCGTTTGCATTGATGAGTTCAGCCACACGCTGGTCGAAGATGCGACCTCGGCCGACGCCGACGCCTGGCGAGAAACGTTGCGTCAGATGACTCCCAACGATAGCGAATGTCTGGCCGAGGGGATTCGCTTCTCTTCGGCGGTCGCGCTGCGTACCGCTTCGTTCGGCGATATTCGCCGCCCGCTGATCATTATTTCCGACCGTTTTGATCGTTTGACCGATGCCGTTTTCGATGAGTTAATACCGCTGGTCGATGACGCCAACTCGCAGCAGGTCGAGTACCACTGGTTTACGGTCGACGACAGCGATGAGTATGGCCCGCTCGCTCAATTTTGGCGCGACGCCGGCGACGTTTTCTCGGCCAGCGACGAGCGCTCGCTGATCCGCGGCCTGCAGGAAGTCGACTTCGGCCAGCCGACCTGTTTGGCGACCGACCTTCGGCTAACGGTCCACTGGAACACGCAGAGCGTCGCCTCGTATCGTTTGGTCGGCTGTCAGGTCGAAGCGGCTGGCCTTGGCTCGGGACAGGCTCCGCTCGAGCTGCATGGCGAAGAAGCGGCCGCCACCTTATTTGAAGTAGTGCTGACCCCCGATGGTCCGAATGAAGTCGCCCGAATCGAAGCGACTTGGCGCGATCCGGCGACCGGCA
It includes:
- a CDS encoding vWA domain-containing protein, which encodes MDSQDPQHDDLDDILRRTPTPHDLAARLINAAQVELDDAEIDDSLRDIHLPDGLVDRILHSSRNQRARRPEREPVHWQHILVWGTAACLLVAASVWGYQIKHPEPDPTKPMVVIAPPIKAVDNSLVWLGPEQSDLARVDLAHLTPVAADAGQAIADFGRLQWRDPAQPYSDSMPPQLAHLASDLPVNLMADAFLMRWKPLGARPLINAQPREIRRAASTDQLAEFFSLSPGYDRHFLLRENEQPFVSLPDAKLNSITAPLAPSRSWREAVRQITTDSGVPQPIRLEELAALGGALFVDAQRQQVALRTAAGPAVFADPSVQLVQVGLTAGSADIVDRPPTHLTIAVDLTASMQESGRWDSVRQALGELIDRMSTYDTVSLVCIDEFSHTLVEDATSADADAWRETLRQMTPNDSECLAEGIRFSSAVALRTASFGDIRRPLIIISDRFDRLTDAVFDELIPLVDDANSQQVEYHWFTVDDSDEYGPLAQFWRDAGDVFSASDERSLIRGLQEVDFGQPTCLATDLRLTVHWNTQSVASYRLVGCQVEAAGLGSGQAPLELHGEEAAATLFEVVLTPDGPNEVARIEATWRDPATGKARKETQVVSRLQFAPSWEASPLSLQAAQLAVQAGGLMRESYFVRQRGGDASELSAMLRRTNRQLVRHGEFAYLEQLIRAAERRRTNGF
- a CDS encoding RNA polymerase sigma factor, which produces MPISSDQFERLIHEHSPALYRVAFRMLGDRHLAEDVLQEAFRSVWTGRAKLDPERSERAWLASILRRRIIDRWRKKSDVKSVGDSEMLDRASFDVDPFGDELSSEMQAALERLPTELKETLLLVVVGELTHREAAETLGVPIGTVLSRVNRARGRLREYLSARQPK